A single region of the Paramicrobacterium fandaimingii genome encodes:
- the hpaD gene encoding 3,4-dihydroxyphenylacetate 2,3-dioxygenase — protein MLEKIPHPSVPAPDILRCAYMEIVVTDLKRSRDFYVDVLGLTVTEEDDNAIYLRSLEEFIHHNLVLRKGPEAAVAAFSYRVRTPEDVDRAEAYYHEMGCRTKRRRDGFVKGIGDAVRVEDPLGFPYEFFYEVEHVERLAWRYDLYTPGSLVRLDHFNQVTHNVPRGVTYMEELGFRVTEDIQDEDGVVYAAWVRRKSTVHDTALTGGDGPRMHHVAFATHEKHNILAICDKLGALRMSDHIERGPGRHGVSNAFYLYLRDPDGHRVEIYTQDYYTGDPDNPRVTWDVHDNQRRDWWGNPVVPSWYTDASTVLDLDGNPQPLIVRDEPSEMAVTVGADGFSYTRKDDEEKGFKLGNTL, from the coding sequence ATGCTCGAAAAAATCCCGCACCCCTCGGTGCCCGCGCCGGACATCCTGCGTTGCGCCTACATGGAGATCGTCGTCACAGACCTGAAGCGCTCACGCGACTTCTACGTCGATGTGCTCGGTCTCACCGTCACGGAAGAAGACGACAACGCGATCTACCTGCGCAGCCTCGAGGAATTCATTCACCACAACCTCGTGCTACGCAAGGGCCCTGAAGCCGCCGTCGCCGCGTTCTCGTACCGCGTGCGCACACCCGAAGACGTCGACCGGGCCGAGGCGTACTACCACGAGATGGGATGCCGCACGAAGCGCCGTCGCGACGGCTTCGTGAAGGGCATCGGCGACGCGGTTCGCGTCGAAGACCCGCTCGGCTTCCCATACGAGTTCTTCTACGAGGTGGAGCATGTCGAGCGCCTCGCCTGGCGCTACGACCTGTACACGCCGGGCTCGCTCGTGCGCCTCGACCACTTCAACCAGGTGACGCACAACGTGCCGCGCGGCGTGACGTACATGGAAGAGCTCGGGTTCCGCGTGACCGAAGACATTCAAGACGAAGACGGCGTGGTGTATGCCGCGTGGGTGCGCCGCAAGTCGACGGTGCACGACACAGCGCTCACGGGCGGAGACGGGCCGCGCATGCACCACGTCGCGTTCGCCACGCACGAGAAGCACAACATTCTCGCCATCTGCGACAAGCTCGGCGCTCTGCGCATGTCTGACCACATCGAGCGCGGCCCCGGCCGACACGGTGTCTCGAATGCGTTCTACCTCTACCTTCGTGACCCCGATGGGCACCGCGTCGAGATCTACACGCAGGATTACTACACGGGCGACCCGGACAACCCTCGCGTCACGTGGGATGTGCACGACAACCAGCGTCGTGACTGGTGGGGCAACCCGGTTGTGCCCAGCTGGTACACGGATGCCTCGACAGTGCTCGACCTCGACGGCAACCCGCAGCCGCTCATCGTTCGTGACGAGCCAAGCGAGATGGCCGTGACGGTCGGCGCCGACGGCTTCTCGTACACCCGCAAGGACGATGAGGAGAAGGGCTTCAAGCTCGGCAATACGCTCTGA
- a CDS encoding putative Ig domain-containing protein has protein sequence MSYIAGTAGTNVGAGSITFTYLLPTVPTVNDVSANVAYNADATPIALNTEGAETVNVVTPPQHGTAAASGSDISYTPGPGFHGTDSFTYSATNEIGTSVSATVSITVAAPDLTVSHLGADHAVQGQPYETQFIVDGGTGPYSFDISGGLPDGLTLDAETGIIEGTPTTSGFAEVAVTATDSSTPTPLTATTTYEMQVYSNVINAPDTAMEGDTIEVRGENIMPGDYTIVLRSDPVTLGDVSVADDGILSFSGTIPADTIVGDHTIELVRADTVIGSATIEVTAAPVQPGSPADSTDAALPMTGTDAAPLAAIALLLLLGGAALLLARPRKAI, from the coding sequence GTGAGCTACATTGCCGGCACTGCTGGCACGAATGTTGGTGCCGGATCAATCACGTTCACGTACTTGCTTCCGACCGTGCCGACAGTGAACGATGTATCGGCGAATGTCGCGTATAATGCGGACGCGACGCCGATTGCGTTGAACACAGAGGGCGCAGAAACGGTTAATGTGGTCACGCCGCCGCAGCACGGAACGGCAGCAGCGTCAGGCTCCGATATCTCGTACACGCCAGGGCCCGGTTTTCACGGCACGGACAGCTTCACATACTCGGCGACGAACGAGATCGGTACAAGTGTCAGCGCGACGGTTTCGATCACCGTTGCGGCACCGGATTTGACGGTGTCCCATTTGGGCGCTGACCACGCGGTACAGGGGCAACCGTATGAGACGCAATTCATCGTCGATGGCGGTACGGGGCCGTATTCGTTTGACATCAGCGGGGGCCTCCCGGACGGACTGACCCTTGATGCTGAAACCGGCATTATTGAGGGAACCCCAACGACATCCGGTTTTGCCGAGGTTGCTGTCACGGCAACCGATTCGAGTACGCCGACGCCGCTTACCGCGACGACGACGTATGAAATGCAGGTGTACAGCAACGTCATCAACGCTCCGGACACCGCGATGGAGGGTGACACGATTGAGGTCAGGGGTGAGAACATCATGCCCGGCGACTACACGATTGTGCTGCGCTCAGACCCAGTGACCTTGGGCGACGTAAGCGTTGCCGATGACGGCATCCTTTCGTTCTCGGGGACAATCCCGGCAGACACGATCGTGGGTGATCACACGATCGAACTCGTCAGGGCAGACACCGTGATCGGATCAGCCACGATCGAGGTCACTGCGGCGCCTGTGCAACCTGGTTCGCCTGCGGACTCGACAGACGCTGCACTACCCATGACAGGAACCGACGCAGCGCCTCTCGCCGCCATCGCGCTCCTGCTGCTGCTCGGCGGTGCCGCTTTGCTTCTGGCCAGACCACGCAAAGCGATATGA